The following are encoded in a window of Desulfocurvus vexinensis DSM 17965 genomic DNA:
- a CDS encoding AMP-binding protein, producing MQKITPASYEQFLEQFALDIPEKYNFVYDFLDEVAAREPGRKAIVHVGPDGYRREYTFGWLAEASARLAGALAARGVAKGDRLMLILYRRIEFWVAMLALHRLGAVAVPSPNLLTVKDIVYRVQAGNIVGAIAEDSVAPAVDAARAHCPGLRTLVQCGPGMLPEGWAHYEHICAGAAPAFPRPADAAGGADPLLIFFSSGTTGQPKMVLHAHTYPLGHYVTGAHWHDLRPGDLHLTVADTGWGKAVWGKMYGQWMAGATVFVYDFRGKFHPGELLGVVAREGVTTFCAPPTVYRFLVREDLSKFDLSRLRHCTTAGELLNTSVFEDWKRLTGLPIYEGYGQTETTLQIATFPFMEPKPGSIGKPTPGWDVVLLDADGRPCGPGEEGEICIRLNGAPVTGLFHEYVDEAEKTAQAMAGGVYHTGDKAWRDEDGYYWFLGRVDDLIKSSGYRIGPFEVESALVSHPAVVEAAVTGVPDEVRGQAVKATVVLAPGLSGTDELRRELQDHVKKVTAPYKYPRIIEFVAELPKTISGKIKRAEIRQRDLEKGC from the coding sequence ATGCAGAAAATCACCCCCGCGAGCTACGAGCAGTTCCTCGAACAGTTCGCCCTGGACATCCCCGAGAAATACAACTTCGTCTACGACTTCCTGGACGAGGTGGCGGCCCGCGAGCCCGGGCGCAAGGCCATCGTCCACGTCGGCCCCGACGGCTACCGCCGCGAGTACACCTTCGGCTGGCTGGCCGAGGCCTCGGCCCGGCTGGCGGGCGCCCTGGCTGCGCGCGGCGTGGCCAAGGGCGACCGGCTGATGCTCATCCTCTACCGGCGCATCGAGTTCTGGGTGGCCATGCTGGCCCTGCACCGCCTGGGCGCCGTGGCCGTGCCCTCGCCCAACCTGCTCACGGTCAAGGACATCGTCTACCGCGTGCAGGCCGGGAACATCGTCGGCGCCATCGCCGAGGACTCGGTGGCCCCCGCCGTGGACGCCGCGCGGGCCCACTGCCCGGGCCTGCGCACCCTGGTCCAGTGCGGCCCGGGCATGCTGCCCGAGGGCTGGGCCCACTACGAGCACATCTGCGCCGGGGCGGCCCCGGCCTTCCCCCGGCCCGCCGACGCCGCCGGGGGCGCCGACCCGCTCTTGATCTTCTTCTCCTCGGGCACCACGGGCCAGCCCAAAATGGTCCTGCACGCCCACACCTACCCCCTGGGGCATTACGTCACCGGCGCCCATTGGCACGACCTGCGCCCCGGCGACCTGCACCTGACCGTGGCCGACACGGGCTGGGGCAAGGCCGTGTGGGGCAAGATGTACGGCCAGTGGATGGCCGGGGCCACGGTGTTCGTCTACGACTTCCGGGGCAAGTTCCACCCCGGCGAGCTCTTGGGCGTCGTGGCCCGCGAGGGCGTGACCACCTTCTGCGCCCCGCCCACGGTCTACCGCTTCCTGGTGCGCGAGGACCTCTCGAAGTTCGACCTCTCGCGCCTGCGCCACTGCACCACGGCGGGCGAACTGCTCAACACCAGCGTGTTCGAGGACTGGAAGCGCCTGACCGGGCTGCCCATCTACGAGGGCTACGGCCAGACCGAGACCACCTTGCAGATCGCCACCTTCCCCTTCATGGAGCCCAAGCCCGGGTCCATCGGCAAGCCCACCCCCGGCTGGGACGTGGTGCTGCTGGACGCCGACGGGCGGCCCTGCGGCCCTGGCGAGGAGGGCGAAATCTGCATCCGCCTGAACGGCGCGCCGGTCACGGGCCTGTTCCACGAATACGTGGACGAGGCCGAGAAGACCGCCCAGGCCATGGCGGGCGGCGTGTACCACACCGGCGACAAGGCCTGGCGCGACGAGGACGGCTACTACTGGTTCCTGGGCCGGGTGGACGACCTGATCAAGAGCTCGGGCTACCGCATCGGGCCCTTCGAGGTGGAAAGCGCCCTGGTGTCGCACCCTGCCGTGGTGGAGGCCGCCGTCACCGGCGTGCCCGACGAGGTGCGCGGCCAGGCGGTCAAGGCCACGGTGGTGCTGGCCCCGGGCCTGTCGGGCACGGACGAGCTGCGCCGCGAGTTGCAGGACCACGTGAAGAAGGTCACCGCGCCCTACAAGTACCCGCGGATCATCGAGTTCGTGGCCGAGCTGCCCAAGACCATCTCGGGCAAGATCAAGCGCGCCGAGATCCGCCAGCGCGACCTGGAAAAAGGCTGCTAG
- a CDS encoding helix-turn-helix domain-containing protein produces the protein MEKAYKEIAPRLAGLRDALGLSVGRMAERLGVEPEKVAAYESGDVEIPVSYLFTVAQQCGVDLTVLVSGGEAHLRQYSLVRKGEGLAVERRKDYDYKSLAYRFTGRRMEPFLIRVPPKAPEEVHTASHAGQEFIHMLEGRLEITLDGRPEVLEPGDSLYFNSETPHGLRALDGADALFIDVIL, from the coding sequence ATGGAAAAGGCCTACAAGGAGATAGCGCCCCGGCTGGCCGGGCTGCGCGACGCCCTCGGGCTCTCGGTGGGGCGGATGGCCGAGCGCCTGGGCGTGGAGCCCGAGAAGGTCGCGGCCTACGAGTCCGGCGACGTGGAGATTCCCGTCAGCTACCTGTTCACCGTGGCCCAGCAGTGCGGCGTGGACCTGACCGTGCTGGTTTCCGGCGGCGAGGCCCACCTGCGCCAGTATTCCCTGGTGCGCAAGGGCGAGGGCCTGGCCGTGGAGCGCCGCAAGGACTACGACTACAAGAGCCTGGCCTACCGCTTCACCGGGCGGCGCATGGAGCCCTTCCTCATCCGCGTGCCGCCCAAGGCGCCCGAAGAGGTGCACACCGCCAGCCACGCCGGGCAGGAGTTCATCCACATGCTCGAAGGCCGTCTGGAGATCACCCTGGACGGGCGGCCCGAGGTGCTTGAGCCCGGCGACAGCCTGTATTTCAACTCCGAGACCCCGCACGGCCTGCGCGCCCTGGATGGCGCCGACGCCCTGTTCATCGACGTGATTCTCTAG
- a CDS encoding GGDEF domain-containing protein yields the protein MHDKARILEVLRRNEAIRAKFFEVESEILTILRFEDLFARLVCLIRDKFDIPHVWITLFADGELARLLDGMDAAPGCCPMVLAERGAVLPLLPPRGLPVLDNRDLERFAPLLPRPAPGGLRSLAVAPLTLDGRLVGTLNQADTSPARFRPDMDATLLAQLAVKVSLCLSNVTAHEKLARLALCDPLTGLLNRRAMEERLHAEFLRAQRYGAVLSVAFIDMDDFKGVNDTLGHDAGDAMLAFFATRLQKLARKVDSCARYAGDEFVVILPSTEADQARAFMDRVEQFFRYAPVPDIDRLVRFSAGVASSADPRATSPAALLKCADEDLFARKAARPERARRAVGQGGA from the coding sequence ATGCACGACAAGGCCAGGATCCTCGAAGTCCTGCGGCGCAACGAAGCCATTCGCGCCAAGTTCTTCGAGGTCGAAAGCGAGATACTGACGATCCTGCGCTTCGAGGATCTCTTCGCGCGTCTGGTCTGCCTGATCCGCGACAAGTTCGATATCCCCCACGTCTGGATCACGCTGTTTGCCGACGGCGAACTGGCGCGACTGCTGGACGGCATGGACGCCGCCCCCGGGTGCTGCCCCATGGTCCTGGCCGAGCGCGGGGCGGTGCTGCCGCTGCTGCCGCCCCGGGGCCTGCCCGTGCTGGACAACCGCGACCTGGAGCGCTTCGCGCCGCTGCTGCCCCGGCCCGCGCCCGGCGGGCTGCGCTCCCTGGCCGTGGCCCCGCTGACCCTGGACGGGCGGCTGGTGGGCACCCTGAACCAGGCCGACACCTCCCCCGCGCGCTTCCGGCCCGACATGGACGCCACCCTGCTGGCCCAGCTGGCGGTGAAGGTCTCGCTGTGCCTGTCCAACGTCACGGCCCATGAGAAGCTGGCCCGGCTGGCCCTGTGCGACCCGCTCACGGGCCTGCTCAACCGCCGGGCCATGGAGGAGCGCCTGCACGCCGAGTTCCTGCGCGCCCAGCGCTACGGCGCGGTGCTCTCCGTGGCCTTCATCGACATGGACGACTTCAAGGGCGTCAACGACACCCTGGGCCACGACGCGGGCGACGCCATGCTGGCCTTCTTCGCCACCCGGCTGCAGAAGCTGGCCCGCAAGGTCGATTCCTGCGCGCGCTACGCGGGCGACGAGTTCGTGGTCATCCTGCCCAGCACCGAGGCCGACCAGGCCCGGGCCTTCATGGACCGCGTGGAGCAGTTCTTCCGCTACGCCCCGGTGCCGGACATCGACCGCCTGGTGCGCTTCAGCGCCGGGGTGGCCAGCAGCGCCGACCCTCGGGCCACGTCCCCGGCTGCGTTGCTCAAATGCGCCGACGAGGACCTCTTCGCGCGCAAGGCCGCCCGCCCGGAGCGCGCCCGGCGCGCCGTGGGCCAGGGCGGGGCCTGA
- the tsaA gene encoding tRNA (N6-threonylcarbamoyladenosine(37)-N6)-methyltransferase TrmO codes for MDTTLTILGHVRSPLKDIKDCPKQYSEGAPQAVIDIDPAFAPALDSLSVGQDILVFSWLHLSSRTHLKVHPRGDTAQPQRGVFNTRSPDRPNPIGLHHCRILALDGTRITVDHLETLDGTPVVDLKPIAGETRGAENWGSGIPAALARELRDACAAGWQRGLFSGFNGNASARLGDAMVITRSGAPKGFLAPGSLTTMDIASGTTTGPGQPSTEAAVHLEIYRRLPAARAVLHTHPPNLLALDVRTGGVDLTLPLFEADFYKQKLAALPPMQPGTPELGQAVGQAVGQAATTRQAVFMGHHGLVVHAATPLEALALSEELDALAGILLKA; via the coding sequence ATGGACACCACCCTGACCATCCTCGGCCACGTCCGCTCCCCCCTCAAGGACATCAAGGACTGCCCCAAGCAGTACAGCGAAGGCGCGCCCCAGGCCGTCATCGACATCGACCCCGCCTTCGCCCCGGCCCTGGACTCCCTCAGCGTCGGGCAGGACATCCTCGTCTTCTCCTGGCTGCACCTCTCCAGCCGCACGCACCTCAAGGTCCACCCGCGCGGCGACACGGCCCAGCCCCAGCGCGGCGTCTTCAACACCCGCTCCCCCGACCGGCCCAACCCCATCGGCCTGCACCACTGCCGCATCCTGGCCCTGGACGGCACGCGCATCACCGTGGACCACCTCGAAACCCTCGACGGCACCCCCGTGGTGGACCTCAAACCCATCGCCGGGGAAACCCGGGGCGCCGAGAACTGGGGCTCGGGCATCCCCGCCGCCCTGGCCCGCGAGCTGCGCGACGCCTGCGCCGCTGGCTGGCAGCGCGGCCTGTTCTCCGGCTTCAACGGCAACGCCAGCGCCCGCCTGGGCGACGCCATGGTCATCACCCGCTCCGGCGCGCCCAAGGGCTTCCTCGCCCCCGGCAGCCTGACCACCATGGACATCGCCTCCGGCACCACCACCGGCCCGGGCCAGCCATCCACCGAGGCCGCCGTGCACCTGGAAATCTACCGCCGCCTGCCCGCAGCCCGGGCCGTGCTGCACACCCACCCGCCGAACCTCCTGGCCCTGGACGTGCGCACCGGCGGCGTGGACCTGACCCTGCCCCTCTTCGAGGCCGACTTCTACAAGCAGAAACTGGCCGCCCTGCCGCCCATGCAGCCCGGCACCCCCGAGCTCGGCCAGGCCGTGGGCCAGGCCGTGGGCCAGGCCGCAACCACCCGCCAGGCCGTGTTCATGGGCCACCACGGCCTGGTCGTCCACGCCGCCACGCCCCTGGAAGCCCTGGCCCTGTCCGAGGAACTCGACGCCCTGGCCGGGATACTGCTCAAGGCCTAG
- the thiL gene encoding thiamine-phosphate kinase, whose product MDHPGPASEQDFLALIDRHFPGACDHAPLPRGDDCAVLACPPTMALSTDLFLEDVHFRRAYFGPGDIGWKALAVNVSDIAAMGARPLGFSLGLMLPAGPPPAPGFWDELLAGMAALAREHGLALTGGDLSRAPLLGLCITIWGQPGPSGRLLTRAACRPGDVLLACGELGLVRAGLQALEAQGPAATASWPAATAAHLRPRPQVAAGLALAGQPGVRAAMDVSDGLAQDLPRLLGADRGPAPGAALALTPAALHPETLAWCQHTGQDPATFACLGGEDYALLAACDPGAAPEVIAAIPGARAIGTVTAAPGVTLNGQPAPARGFDHFSAT is encoded by the coding sequence ATGGACCACCCCGGCCCCGCCTCCGAACAGGACTTCCTGGCCCTCATCGACCGCCACTTCCCCGGCGCCTGCGACCACGCGCCCCTGCCGCGCGGCGACGACTGCGCCGTGCTGGCCTGCCCGCCGACCATGGCCCTGTCCACCGACCTGTTCCTGGAAGACGTACACTTCCGCCGCGCCTACTTCGGCCCCGGCGACATCGGCTGGAAGGCCCTGGCCGTCAACGTCAGCGACATCGCGGCCATGGGCGCCCGGCCCCTGGGCTTCAGCCTGGGGCTGATGCTCCCCGCCGGGCCGCCGCCCGCCCCCGGATTCTGGGATGAGCTGCTGGCCGGCATGGCCGCCCTGGCCCGCGAGCACGGCCTCGCCCTCACCGGCGGCGACCTCTCCCGCGCGCCCCTGCTCGGCCTGTGCATCACCATCTGGGGCCAGCCCGGGCCCTCGGGCCGCCTGCTCACGCGCGCCGCCTGCCGCCCGGGCGACGTGCTGCTGGCCTGCGGCGAGCTGGGCCTGGTGCGCGCCGGGCTCCAGGCCCTGGAGGCCCAGGGCCCCGCCGCCACCGCCTCCTGGCCCGCCGCCACCGCCGCCCACCTGCGGCCCCGGCCCCAGGTGGCCGCTGGCCTGGCCCTGGCCGGGCAGCCCGGCGTGCGCGCCGCCATGGACGTGTCCGACGGCCTGGCCCAGGACCTGCCGCGCCTGCTGGGCGCCGACCGCGGCCCGGCCCCCGGCGCCGCCCTGGCCCTGACCCCCGCAGCCCTGCACCCCGAAACCCTCGCCTGGTGCCAGCACACCGGGCAAGACCCCGCCACCTTCGCCTGCCTCGGCGGCGAGGACTACGCCCTGCTCGCCGCCTGCGATCCCGGCGCCGCACCCGAGGTCATCGCCGCCATCCCCGGCGCCCGCGCCATCGGCACCGTCACCGCCGCCCCGGGCGTGACCCTCAACGGCCAGCCCGCGCCCGCCCGCGGCTTCGACCACTTTTCCGCAACCTGA
- a CDS encoding peroxiredoxin: protein MTTPLSLPLLGDKFPAMEVKTTHGMKKLPGDYEGKWVVLFSHPADYTPVCTTEFVAFQKRFDEFRKINCELIGLSIDQIFSHIKWVDWIKDNLDVDIEFPVVADDRGHVAESLGMLHPGKGSNTVRAVFVIDPKGNLRLMLYYPQEVGRNMDEILRAVKALQVSDANGVAMPAGWPNNELIGDRVIVPPAQDHATAKKRSAEYDGFDWWFCHKSLG, encoded by the coding sequence ATGACCACTCCCCTCTCCCTGCCCCTGCTCGGCGACAAGTTCCCGGCCATGGAAGTCAAGACCACCCACGGCATGAAGAAGCTGCCCGGCGACTACGAAGGCAAGTGGGTCGTGCTCTTCAGCCACCCGGCGGACTACACCCCCGTGTGCACCACCGAGTTCGTGGCCTTCCAGAAGCGCTTCGACGAGTTCCGCAAGATCAACTGCGAGCTCATCGGTCTGTCCATCGACCAGATCTTCTCCCACATCAAATGGGTCGATTGGATCAAGGACAACCTGGACGTGGACATCGAGTTCCCCGTGGTCGCCGACGATCGCGGCCATGTTGCCGAGTCCCTGGGCATGCTGCACCCCGGCAAGGGCTCCAACACCGTGCGCGCCGTGTTCGTCATCGACCCCAAGGGCAACCTGCGCCTGATGCTCTACTACCCCCAGGAGGTCGGGCGGAACATGGACGAAATCCTGCGCGCCGTGAAGGCCCTGCAGGTTTCCGACGCCAACGGCGTGGCCATGCCCGCCGGCTGGCCCAACAACGAGCTCATCGGCGACCGCGTCATCGTGCCCCCGGCGCAGGACCACGCGACCGCCAAGAAGCGCAGCGCCGAGTACGACGGCTTCGACTGGTGGTTCTGCCACAAGTCCCTGGGCTAG
- a CDS encoding ABC transporter permease, which translates to MPELVKRLAAKLVWIVVIFLGITVISFAVIHLAPGSPTDMQTTLNPEASVEARARLEALYGLDRPLHEQYLGWLSRLVRLDFGRSMSSDNRPVWDKIVERLPLTFGMNVASLVLTLMIAVPIGIASAWWQGRAFDRAATVFVFIGFAMPGFWLALLLMYALCIHWPLLPISGLTSFGFEQMGFWERMLDLARHLTLPLFVYTFGSLAGMSRFMRSSMLEVLRQDYILTARAKGLPLHTVIFKHALRNALLPVITILGLSVPGLIGGSVIIESIFALPGLGQLFYQGVMARDYPLIMGNLVLGALLTLAGNLLADVAYGLADPRIRAARGGGQ; encoded by the coding sequence ATGCCGGAACTCGTCAAACGCCTCGCGGCCAAGCTGGTCTGGATCGTGGTCATCTTCCTGGGGATCACGGTGATCAGCTTCGCGGTGATCCACCTGGCCCCGGGCTCGCCCACGGACATGCAGACCACCCTCAACCCCGAGGCCTCGGTGGAGGCCCGGGCGCGGCTGGAGGCGCTCTACGGGCTGGACCGCCCGCTGCACGAGCAGTACCTGGGCTGGCTGTCGCGGCTGGTGCGCCTGGATTTCGGGCGCTCCATGAGCAGCGACAACCGCCCGGTGTGGGACAAGATCGTGGAGCGCCTGCCGCTGACCTTCGGCATGAACGTGGCCTCGCTGGTGCTCACGCTGATGATCGCCGTGCCCATCGGCATCGCCTCGGCCTGGTGGCAGGGCCGGGCCTTCGACCGCGCGGCCACGGTCTTCGTGTTCATCGGCTTCGCCATGCCCGGCTTCTGGCTGGCCCTGCTGCTCATGTACGCCCTGTGCATCCACTGGCCGCTGCTGCCCATTTCGGGGCTGACCTCCTTCGGCTTCGAGCAGATGGGCTTCTGGGAGCGGATGCTCGATCTCGCGCGGCATCTGACCCTGCCGCTGTTCGTCTACACCTTCGGCAGCCTGGCGGGCATGTCGCGCTTCATGCGCTCCAGCATGCTCGAGGTCCTGCGCCAGGACTACATCCTCACCGCGCGGGCCAAGGGCCTGCCGCTGCACACGGTGATCTTCAAGCACGCCCTGCGCAACGCGCTGTTGCCGGTGATCACCATCCTGGGCCTGTCCGTGCCCGGGCTCATCGGCGGCAGCGTGATCATCGAGTCCATCTTCGCCCTGCCGGGGCTGGGCCAGCTGTTCTACCAGGGGGTCATGGCCCGGGACTACCCGCTGATCATGGGCAACCTGGTGCTGGGGGCGCTGCTGACCCTGGCGGGCAACCTGCTGGCCGACGTGGCCTACGGGCTGGCGGACCCGCGCATCCGCGCGGCGCGCGGGGGCGGGCAATGA
- a CDS encoding VanZ family protein — MGPGRFPAGAWARLWTRLWAWRWLALLAAGVALLVHLSLFSDFMPPYKRLWGRVTLDNVLHFAAFAALGLVAPLALRDRRRALLALLGLLLLGGALELMQLAIPNRRCQLYDALGNTLGLLLGGGAGFALRARLRPGPPDSGA; from the coding sequence ATGGGTCCGGGGCGATTCCCCGCCGGGGCCTGGGCCCGGCTTTGGACCCGGCTTTGGGCCTGGCGCTGGCTGGCGCTGCTCGCCGCCGGGGTGGCCCTGCTGGTCCACCTGTCGCTGTTCTCGGACTTCATGCCGCCCTACAAGCGGCTGTGGGGCCGCGTGACCCTGGACAACGTGCTGCATTTCGCGGCCTTCGCCGCCCTGGGGCTGGTGGCGCCCCTGGCCCTGCGCGACCGCAGGCGGGCGCTGCTGGCGCTGCTGGGGCTCTTGCTGCTGGGGGGTGCCCTGGAGCTCATGCAACTGGCCATCCCCAACCGCCGCTGCCAGCTCTACGACGCCCTGGGCAACACCCTGGGGCTGCTGCTGGGCGGGGGCGCCGGGTTCGCCCTGCGGGCCCGGCTGCGCCCTGGTCCGCCTGACTCCGGCGCCTAG
- a CDS encoding ABC transporter permease, whose product MLAVGGTIVLVMSVAALGAPWLAPADPTALNVDAILQAPSLTHPLGTDALGRDVLSRLLWGGRVSLWVGFVAVGLSVSIGLALGLAAGYFGGLVDETIMRGVDVMLCFPSFFLILAVIAFLEPSLTNIMIVIGLTSWMGVARLVRAETLTLRGRDFVLAARVAGAGPVRILLLHILPNALAPVLVSATLGVAGAILVESSLSFLGLGVQPPMPSWGNVLMEGKDVLTVAPWLSFFPGLAILVTVLGYNLLGEALRDLFDPRLRR is encoded by the coding sequence ATGCTCGCCGTGGGCGGAACCATCGTGCTGGTCATGAGCGTTGCGGCCCTGGGCGCGCCCTGGCTGGCCCCGGCGGACCCCACGGCCCTCAACGTGGACGCCATCCTCCAGGCCCCGAGCCTGACCCACCCCCTGGGCACCGACGCCCTGGGCCGCGACGTGCTCTCGCGGCTGCTGTGGGGCGGGCGGGTGTCGCTGTGGGTCGGCTTCGTGGCCGTGGGCCTGTCGGTGTCCATCGGGCTGGCCCTGGGGCTGGCGGCGGGCTATTTCGGCGGGCTGGTGGACGAGACCATCATGCGCGGGGTGGACGTGATGCTCTGCTTCCCCTCGTTCTTCCTGATCCTGGCGGTCATCGCCTTCCTGGAGCCATCGCTGACCAACATCATGATCGTCATCGGCCTCACGTCGTGGATGGGCGTGGCGCGGCTGGTGCGCGCCGAGACGCTCACCCTGCGCGGGCGCGACTTCGTGCTGGCCGCGCGGGTGGCCGGGGCCGGGCCGGTGCGCATCCTGCTGTTGCACATCCTGCCCAACGCCCTGGCCCCGGTGCTGGTGTCGGCGACCCTGGGCGTGGCCGGGGCCATCCTGGTGGAATCGTCGCTGTCGTTCCTGGGGCTGGGGGTGCAGCCGCCCATGCCCAGCTGGGGCAACGTGCTCATGGAAGGCAAGGACGTGCTGACCGTGGCGCCCTGGCTCTCGTTCTTCCCGGGGCTGGCCATCCTGGTCACCGTGCTGGGCTACAACCTGCTGGGCGAGGCCCTGCGCGACCTGTTCGACCCCCGCCTGCGCCGCTAG
- a CDS encoding EAL and HDOD domain-containing protein: protein MTDETAPAASCFLPTFLARQPVFDARGKVWGYELLFRCGPEADRAVMADQDQATLSVAADSTFGPEDFFGGNAKILINFGQRSILDEVPYALPPAQTVVQVPEEALLDHAVLQALEALVHAGYSVAVDDFSGRKDCAAHLGIASLLIIDVLAQGPERVAALLATARGIDALALAKKVETMEAYAQARHLGFALFQGYFFKRPELVAGRKLTSHQHSRFTLLKAVEVKDPDFEALAREIQTDVSISYRLLFYLNSAAFAFSQPIRSIRQAIVLLGWKQLQSWLRVVILSDLMPQEKHSELFFTAVQRAKFLELIARSHEFAEAQPDSMFLLGLFSLLEPMLDTPMADIVGNLPLDGALKDALLGRPCYHGKWLDLVLAHEKGHWEQLDTLTDELALNRLVVAVSYYKSVLWANTFFKHGAAQAEADTGA from the coding sequence ATGACCGACGAAACGGCCCCCGCCGCAAGCTGCTTCCTGCCGACCTTCCTGGCCCGCCAGCCCGTGTTCGACGCGCGCGGCAAGGTCTGGGGCTACGAGCTGCTGTTCCGCTGCGGGCCCGAGGCCGACCGGGCCGTCATGGCCGACCAGGACCAGGCCACCCTGAGCGTGGCGGCGGACTCCACCTTCGGGCCCGAGGACTTTTTCGGCGGCAACGCCAAGATCCTCATCAACTTCGGGCAGCGCTCCATCCTCGACGAGGTGCCCTACGCCCTGCCCCCGGCGCAGACGGTGGTCCAGGTGCCCGAGGAGGCACTGCTGGACCACGCGGTGCTTCAGGCCCTGGAAGCCCTGGTGCACGCCGGATACTCCGTGGCCGTGGACGACTTCTCCGGCCGCAAGGACTGCGCCGCGCACCTGGGCATCGCCAGCCTGCTGATCATCGACGTGCTGGCCCAGGGGCCCGAGCGCGTCGCGGCCCTGCTGGCCACAGCCCGGGGCATCGACGCCCTGGCCCTGGCCAAGAAGGTGGAGACCATGGAGGCCTACGCCCAGGCCCGGCACCTGGGGTTTGCGCTGTTCCAGGGCTATTTCTTCAAGCGCCCGGAGCTGGTGGCGGGGCGCAAGCTGACCTCGCACCAGCACTCGCGCTTCACCCTGCTCAAGGCCGTGGAGGTCAAGGACCCGGACTTCGAGGCCCTGGCCCGGGAAATCCAGACCGACGTGTCCATCAGCTACCGCCTGCTGTTCTACCTGAACTCGGCGGCCTTCGCTTTTTCCCAGCCCATCCGCTCCATCCGCCAGGCCATCGTGCTGCTGGGCTGGAAGCAGCTCCAGAGCTGGCTGCGGGTGGTCATCCTCTCGGACCTCATGCCCCAGGAGAAACACTCCGAGCTGTTCTTCACCGCCGTGCAGCGGGCCAAGTTCCTGGAGCTCATCGCCCGCAGCCACGAGTTCGCCGAGGCCCAGCCGGACAGCATGTTCCTGCTCGGCCTGTTCTCGCTGCTCGAACCCATGCTCGACACGCCCATGGCCGACATCGTGGGCAACCTGCCCCTGGACGGCGCCCTCAAGGACGCCCTGCTGGGCCGCCCCTGCTACCATGGCAAATGGCTGGACCTGGTGCTGGCCCACGAGAAAGGCCACTGGGAGCAGCTCGACACCCTGACCGACGAGCTGGCCCTGAACCGGCTGGTGGTGGCGGTCTCCTATTACAAGTCCGTGCTGTGGGCCAACACCTTCTTCAAGCACGGCGCGGCCCAGGCCGAGGCCGACACCGGGGCCTAG